CGCCTGCATGGAAGACTGCCACTATTGCTCGCAATCTGCCGTCTCGAACGCGCCGATCGAACGCTACAATCTGCTCCCGCAGAAACAGATGATCCAAGGCGCGCGCGAAGCCGCCGCCTCGAAGGCCCAGCGCTATTGTATCGTCATCAGCGGACGCAGCCCGTTGGATCGGGAAATCGACGAAATCGCCGGAGCCGTCCGGTCCATCAAACAGGAAATCCCGATTCAGATCTGCTGCTCACTCGGTTTGATGAGCGATGAACAGGCCAAGCGGTTGAAAGCCGCGGGTGTGGATCGCGTGAACCATAATCTGAACACCAGTGAGGCCTTTCACGAATCGATTTGCACGACTCACACATTCCAGGACCGCCTTTCGACTATCAAGAACGCACGCGCGGCCGGATTGGAAATCTGCTCGGGCGGGATCGTCGGCATGGGGGAAAGTAACGAAGACCTCATCGATCTGGCCGACGCCCTGCGCGACGTGAAACCCGACTCGATTCCCTTGAACATGCTCAATCCGGTAGAAGGCACGCCGCTGGAGAACATCGACGCCCTCACACCGCAGCGCTGCCTCAAAGTCCTCTGCTTATTCCGCTTCCTGCATCCGCGCACGGAAATCCGTATCGCCGGCGGCCGCGAGCACAACCTCCGCAGCCTCCAACCCCTCTCCCTCTACCCGGCTGACTCGGTCTTCGTGAATAACTATCTGACGACACCAGGCTCCCCGGCCCCCGAAGTCTGGGGCATGATCGAAGATTTGGGCTTCAAGATCGAAGTGGATTACCAACAGCCGGTGGCGAGCTGATCGATCTTGTAGTCTTTCAACGCTTCGGCTAGCATAACGCCATGCGATCATCCAACGCGGTACGAAAAACCATTCCGGCCACTGAAATCAGACGTCGAGGACTCTCTGTCATCGACAATGCGCTGAAGCGTGGGCCGGTCCATGTCCTCAAGGACAACGAACCCACCTACGTCATTATGGCCGAAGCGCAGTACCAGGAATTGACCGAGCGATATCGCAAGTCATACGTGACCCGAATCAAACGATCCTTGACCGACCTCAAGGAAGGGCGCATCCGTCGCATCTCTGCCAAAACACTCATCGACGAGCTTCACCTCGAATCCTGATGTACGCGCTGGCTACCACCAGCTATTTTGATCGACGTGTGGCCAAATTCACACGAGCCCACCCCGAACTGAAAAAGCCGTTGGCTAAAGTCCTTAGAGACCTAGAAGCCAATCCGTTTCAGCCGCAGTTACGTCTGCATGCACTCAAAGGCGAGCTGGAAGGCCTGCATGCCGTCAGCCTGACTCATTCGCACCGCATCACGCTTACCTTGAGAGTGACCAAGAAAGAGATTGTCCTTCTCGACATCGGAACACATGACGAGGTATATCGGTAGCAAATCGTCTCCATTCTAGCCGTGGGAAAATGGGAAGCATGTGGCGAAGAAGCCATGAAAATTGTGAGCGGCGACCTGACGACCCCCGGCTCACCGGCCCCCGAAGTCTGGGGCATGATCGAAGATCGGGGCTTCAAAATCGAAGTGGATTACCAAACGGCTGCTGAAAAAGGCCCTCAGCTTCGTTCTCAGTCGCTCGAACCCCTCAACGTGCAGCACTAGCACGCCTCGGGGTCCTCGTCTCCCTGCGGCCTTGCTGAAAGCCTTTTTGAGCAACCTCCGCAAGCAAGAACTGACTACTCAGGAGGAAGGATCAATGAAATCATTGCTTCTGGCAATCACCTTATTCAGCTTAGCTCTCACAGCAGGCTGTGCGAATCCTATCAATGCCAAGACAGCAACAAACTATGCTCAAGCCGCTGCCCAAGCACAGAACGCAGGTGATTGGACCAACGCCAAGATGTATTGGAGCAGGGCTATTATAAACGCCCAGCACGGTGGCGCTACTCCAAATCAGCTGGCAGTTTTGAACTACGAATACGGTCGATCATCGGGTGTTGTCTGTGATTTCGCCGAAGCTGAACGCGCGCTGATTGTTGCACATGACCTAGATAGCAAATCAGGTGGCCCAACATTTCTTTCGCTATTCGAGCTTGCGCATCTTAATTATGACCAGAAGAAGTTCCCTGAATCGATTTCATACTTTGAGCGTGCATTCCCAGTCGCAGAAGAGAAAGGCGCAAGTAAAGCTGCTCCTATTGCAACTGCGGATCTACTGGATGAGTACTCCCGAGCACTGCAAAATGTAGGCAGGACTTCTGATGCTCAAGCAGCAGCTACACGAGCCATTTTACTCCGCAGAGGCAGTCCCATTGGACACTCAATCACTGACCGTACCCCTTATGGGAAGCAATGCCAAAGCAATCCATGACCCGACTCAGTCATTTCGAGTAAAAACTTTTACTCCTCTCTCAACCCCTCCACCACAGGCTGCTGAGCCGCCCAGCGGGCGGGGAAGTAGCCGGCAACTAGCGTCGCGGCAGCCGCTAAGCCGACGGCTTGTGCGAGGGCGCCGAAGGGAAGGATCATCTGAATCGTCCAGCCGAATGATTGTTTGTTGATCACTTTGATCAGCAGCAATGACAGCAGCCCGCCGCCAACAAGTCCCAACGCGATACCCACCAGCCCCAGATAAGCCGCTTCCCACAAGACCAACTGTCTGATTTGGCCCTCGCTGCCGCCGATGGCGCGTAGCGTAGCAAACTCTCTGCGGCGTTCGAGTACCGATGTGACCAGCGTGTTCACGATGCCGAGCATGGCGATGATCACCGCAATCGCTTCGAGCACATAGGTGAGCAAGAACGTCCGGTCAAAGATGTCGAGGATCTCCTTGCGCAACTCACCATTGCTGATGATGAGCGGTGGTAGGGTCCGGTCCGGTGCTTGCTGCAAGGCGTCGGCGATCGCCTGCCTGACCTGCTCCCTATCCGCCCCCTCGTTCAGATAGAGCGGAAAGACCGTCACAAGTTCATCCTGCCAAAGCGATTGATAGAGCCCGCGATCCATGACCAACTTTCCGCCGTCGGTGGCGTAGTCGTAGAACACGGCCACGACCGGAAACGACCGCGCTCCTTGCGGGGTCATGATCGCCAGCGAGTGGCCTTCACGAACGCCGAGCCGATTGGCCAGCACTTCAGACAGAATGATCCCGCCGGTCTCGACCGCCTGGTTCAGCAGGTCGGTGGAATTTCCCTGACGGACGAGATACTGGCTGCGCCTGGCATGGAGCCGCAAATCGCGTGAGACAATCGCTACACGCTGCCCCTTCACCTCCACCCGCACATCCCGATAGGTATCCACCTCCGCCACACCGGGAATTGCGACCAGCACTGCTTGCCAGCCGGGGGGCAGACTCTTCGTGCCGTTCCCGCTGTTTGCCTCCCGTAGCCAAGTCGAAGGAGCCACGACGATATCGGCGATCACGGTCTCGTTGATCCAGACTTCGACGGTGTGCCGGAAACTGCGCACCATGATGAGCACCCCGATCATGATCGCCAGCCCCACCATCAACGCCGAGACCGTCACGCCATTCCGGCCCGGGTTTCTCGCTGCATGCTCCACGGCAATCTCTCGCATTGCGCCCTGCGCTCCGGCAAGACGTTCGCTATGGAGGATTCGTTTTCTCCAGCCTGTCACACAGAGCGGAGCAAGGCACGACAGTCCGGCCAATAAACAGAATGTCGCGAGATAGCCCAGAATCGGCGCTCCGCCCAACGGCCCGGCAAAAGCAAGCAACCCGGCTAAGACGAGCAACCCGATCCCGCCAACCGCCAATCCCCCTACCCGCACCTGTCGGCTGCTCTCGTAGTCGCCAGGTGCCAATGCCCGCACCGTGGCGGTGCGGCTGGCGTCGAGGCTCGGCCCGATCGCTCCGATCATGGAGACAAGACAACCGATCAGGATCCCTTCAGCGGAAGCCTGCCAGAGTTCAGCTACGTCGAACCAGGATGCGGTCCCCTGACTCACCGGGGTATAGAGATCCGAGATCGTCCGGCTGACCAGTATGACAAGTTTCTGCGCCAGCAGAATTCCGCCCACACTCCCGGCAATTCCACCCAGCAGCCCGAACAGAGCCGCCTCAGCCAGAAAGAGCCCGGCCACGCGTGCCTGGGTCATCCCAATCGCGCGGTAGATCCCGATCTCGCGCCGGCGCTGCGCCACGGCGAAGGCCATCGTGTTGTAAATGAGAAACATACCGACCAGCAGACCGACCCAGCTCAGGACCGTGAGATTCAATCGGAACGCCCGCACCATCTGCTCGACCTGCTGCGTCCGGCTCGCCGGCCGCTCGACCGTGACATGCGGCGGCACAACGGCGCGCACGGCCTCCGCCGCCGCGCCAATCTCAACCTCCAGATTCGTCACCAGATCGATCCGGTCCAGCTTTCCGACCATGTCGAAGAGAACTTGAGCGGCGGCGATGTCCATCACGGCTAGATGATCCCAGGACGAGACCCGGTCGGCCTGGTCCTGAATCACACCGGCAATCCGCGCCTCTACCTGCCGGGGGCCGACTTGGAGCTGGACCGTACTCCCCTTTTCGAGATGCCACTCCGCCGCTAATTTTCTCCCGATATAGAGGCTGTCGGCTTTCAGCAAGTCCGCGAGCGGATTGTCACCCTGCTCCGGCATCACTCGAAAGCCGCGGGTATCGAACTCGGCGAGGAGATCCAGTCCAATGACTTGTGCCGCTCCAGCCGGACGCCCGGCATCGAGCCGCACCGCCGTCTGCACGATCACCGGCGACGCAGACGTCAGGCCCGGTACGTCCCGCACCTTCGCGATCAGCTGTTCATCCAGCCCGAAGTCTCCTCCGGAGACCTCCAAGGTGGTTGGTCCGGCAACGGTCAGCACGGCTTGCTCGAACGAGTGCAGCACCTCCACATTGGCCGTCCGCACCGCCACCGACGCCGCCACGCCCAGCGCCACGCCCACAATCGTAAGCACCGTCCGGAACGGCCGTTGGGTCATGTGGGACCACAGCAGAAGCGCGACGACTTTCAACCAGGCCATTGTGCGGCTCCTAGAGATCCGATTGCTGTTCGCACTTACGTAGAACCACGGTGATGGGAAACACCTGCACGCACGAAGGATTTACCGGCTGCACAGAATGGCCGTTTCGTTTACAGGTCGCCGACCCTTTGCTAGATTGACGAGGAACATTTGATCGGGAGTCACACATGGCACGTAGTCGAGGGAACAACGCACTTCAGATAGACCGGAGCCCGAAGGCCGAGTTCTCCATTACCCCCCGGCAACGGGAAATCCTGAAGATGGTCGCCCTCGGCCATACGAATCGGGAAATTGCGGAAACACTGGCGATCAGCATCCGCACCGTCGAGGTGCATCGCTTCAATCTGATGCGGCGGCTGAATGTCCGGAACGTGGCGCAGTTGCTTCGCCAAGGCCTTCAGCAAGGACTACTGCCACGCAACTTCGGCCTGAAATAGCGTCACAGCTCTTTCACCTTCCCCCGGCATTCCGTCACTGACCCGTAGCCCTTCTTCTTCAGCTGCGCTGCGAGTTCCGTCTCCAGCCGTCCGAAGGCGCCAAGCCCCTCTTCAACCAGAACCGTGCCGACCTGCACCGCCGACGCTCCGCAGAGAAAGTGCTCGAAAGCATCGACTCCGTTCATGACGCCGCCGGTGCCGATGATCGGAATCTTTCCCTGAAAGATTTTGTAAAAGGCCCGCACATTCGCGAGCGCCACGGCCTTGATGATGGTGCCGCCCAACCCGCCGAATCCGCCCTTTGGCTTGATGACGACTTCTTCCCGCTCCGGATCGACCACGAGGCCGTTGCCGACCGAGTTAATCATGTTGAGAAAGTCGACCTCGCACCGGCCGATCACCTTCCCCATCACCTCATGGTGCGCCGGATCGAAATAAGGCGGCAGCTTCACACCCATCGGGACGGTGATAACCTTGCGCACCCGCTTGAGCAGACGCTCGGACGCCTCCGGGTCATAGCCGATCTGCGGCTTGCCGGGAATATTCGGGCAGGAGAGATTCACTTCGATCAAGTCGGGCTTCGCTGCATTGATGGCGGCCGCGATCGTCGGGAAATCGTCTTCGCACAGCCCCGCCACGCTCGCAATGACCGGCTTGCCGAACTGTTTCAACTCGGGAATGAGTTCGGCATAGGCCCGATAGCCGAGATTGGGCAAGCCCATCGAATTGATCGAGCCGCCCGGAAAGCCATAGTACCGGGGCTCCGGATTCCCCTGGCGCGCTTCGACGGTCATAGACTTGGTGACAATCGCCCCTGCGCGCGATGTGCCCAGCGCCACCAGTTCGTCCCGCGTGACACAGAGCGCGCCGGCTGCGTTCATGAAACAGCTGGGAAACTTCACCCCTGCAATCGTCGTCGAGAGATCGGTCATGCTACCCCCGTTAAAGCCGTCGATGGTGTGCGCGAGACGAGCCGCCCGTCCTGCATCGTCCAGATATAGTCGGCACATTGCGCGGCAGTCTGGCTATGCGTCACCAACAAGACCGTGACGTCGCCTGCTTTCGTCAGCGATCGAATCAACGTCATGATCTCTGCCCCCTGATGGGAGTCGAGATTGCCGGTCGGTTCGTCAGCCAGAAGCAATTTCGGCCGATGCGCGAGCGCCCGGGCGATCGCGATCCGTTGTTGCTCGCCGCCCGACAATTCTCCGGGACGATGATGCTTCCGATGCCCCATATGGACCAGCTCCAGCACTTCCTCGACCCGCTGTGCGACTGACCGGCCGCCGTCTCCGCGCAACATCAATGGCAGCGCGACATTCTCCAAAGCCGTCAGCCCTGGAACCAAGTGAAACGCTTGGAACACGATGCCGATCAGTTCCCGCCGCGCCACCGTCCAATCGTGACTGGTAAATGTGGTCGTCGCCCGCCCGTCGAGATAGAGCTCTCCGGACGAAGGCCGATCGAGGCCGCCTGCCAGATTCAGCAACGTACTCTTCCCGCAACCGCTGGGCCCGACGAACGCGCAGAACTCGCCGCGTCCGACATCGAGACTCACCTCATGCAGCGCCGCCACCGCAGCCTCGCCACGCTCATAGGTCTTGGACAACCGGACCAGCTTCACCATGCCCGCGAGACACCTCAGATTCTGCAATGCCATATAGAACGATCGTCCTCGTATAACACAACCATTTAGAACCCCACAACCTTGACAGGCGCCCGTTCCTGTCCTACAACCAGCCGCATCTCTCCCTGTCTGAGAGTGGCGCAAGATGGAATCGTGGCCTCAGAAACTGCCTGGCCTGATACGGCACGCCGTCAGATTTATTCTGCCGGCTGACTGTGCCGCCTGCGGAGTGCCGCTCACGACCGATCCCGTTCCGCTGTTTTGTACGACCTGCTGGGATACCGTCGCTCCGCTCAGGCTGGCTCGCTGCTCGCAATGCGATCGTCCGCTTCCCTCGCCCGTCGCACTCACCTACAGCCCCACCCATCGCTGCCACCACTGCACGGTTCGCCCACCCGCCTATGTGAAAGCCTGGACACTGTATCCCTATCTGCCGCCTTTGCAAGACGCTATCTGCCTCTTCAAATACAGGGGGAAAGTCTCGCTGGCCAAGCCGCTGGGACGCTTAATGATCGCAGCCATCCCTGCTTCGGTGGATGCCGACCTCGTCATCCCGGTCCCGTTGCATCCCACCCGTTTGAGAGAGCGTGAATTCAATCAATCGCTGCTGCTTGCCGATCAGGTGGCCACACATCTGCATCTCCCTCTTTCGTTCACCAATCTCGTTCGAACCGTTCCATCAGAACCCCAAAGCACGTTGTCGCGAAAAGAACGGATGAAGAATCTTCGCCGGGCCTTTGCAGTCCGCCGACCGGAGTCGATCGCTCAGAAACGTATCCTGCTGATCGATGACGTCTTTACGACTGGCACGACGACAAACGAATGTGCCAAGGTACTTCGAATAGCTGGAGCAGAAGCCGTCTTCGTCCTCACCCTGGCACGAACGATCGAGTCGAGTGTCGTGCCTGACCGAATCCTGGCCCAACGTGCCACCGGCCTCCTAGGAGTCTTGAGGGGATAGCCATGCCGATCTACGAATACCTTTGCCGCGATTGTCGGAAGCGAAGCACCTTGCTGGTGCTGAGCCTGGCCAGCTCGACCCCGCCGGCCTGCAAACAGTGCGGGAGCCAGTCTGTGGACCGCCTCCTCTCCCGATTCTCTTCCCCAAAGTCCGAAGAGGCCCGGCTTGCTTCCCTTTCAGACCCGGACAACTTCGATGGACTGGATGAGAACGACCCGGAGTCAATGTCCCGCTTCATGAAGCACATGGGAGACGAGATGGGTGAGGACGTCGAACAGGATGTCGAAGCCATGATGGATTCAGCCGATAGTGGAGCCTCCGATGACGGTAGCACTGACAGTCTATGACAGGCATTGTCATGTATTTTTACTTGACAATCCGGCCTCACTCTCTAAAATGGCCCTTACCTTTTGGAGTCTTATGAGAAACAGGCCCTCTCAGAACAGGTGGGACGATGGGGACAGCCCCGAAGAGCGAATTGATGACAGTGTCGGAGACGTGTCTGTACCTGAAGATTACGACCCGCACCCTCTATCGCTATATACAGAACAGACAGATTCCAGCCTTCAAGCTTGGGAAAGAATGGCGATTCGTTCGTTCGGATCTGGAGCAGTGGATTCGCGACCGGACCAGAACAGCCCTCCCGTCATAAACTAGGATCGATCTATGTTCGCTGGCGAATATCTCTGCAAAGTCGACGAGAAGGGGCGTTTCATCGTCCCCTCCCCGATCCGCGAGCAGATTGAAGCCGACGGCCAGGCCGTCACCTTCCTCAAGGGCCCGGAACAATCCCTCCTCATCTATTCGTTGAAGGAGTGGGAAAAGGTCCTCGACCGGACCAAGACGACGTTGGACGAAGACCAGAGCCGCCTCTTCATGCATTTTGTCGTATCCGAAGCCGGCACCTCCGAAATCGACAAGACCGGCCGCATCCTCATTCCAGGTCGTTTACGGAAACAGATTCCCTTGGATGAAGATCTCGAAATTATTCTGGTCGGGATGTATCACCGGATGGAAGTCTGGAATCCCAGCGAGTGGCGCCGCTACATTGCCCGCACCGAAGACCGCTACGAACAGAACATGTCGAAGATTCAGAACCTGCTGTAAGTTCGCTCCATGCCTGCCGGACGACGTCACACAGGCTCCCCTCGTTCAAAAGTCCCCGTTCGCGTCGTCTCCTATCGACCGGCCGCCAAGTCTGAACCAACCTCGAAGCAACCATCTGCCCCCAGTCTACGACCAACCGTTAGGTCGTCACGTACCCAAGCGCCACTTCATATCCCTGCGCCCGCTGCAATCGTGACAACCGAGTCCATCGCGATCACGCTGCCGGTTCCCCCCAGCATCAACCATCAGTACGCCACGGTTCAGGGCCGCCGGGTCCTGTCTTCGGCAGGTCGAACGTATAAGCAGCATGTCGGGCAGCAGCTCTGGCTGGCCTTGTCTCAATCTCCCCACAAGCGAGTGCTAATGCATCGGCTTCAATCGGAACCTCTCGCCCTCTCCATTCGGTTTTATTTCACCTCGCCCCTCAGACGCGACGTCGACGGCGGACTCAAAATCGCTCAGGATGCCCTCTGCGAGGGGATCGGCCTCAATGACAATCGCATAGTGGAAACCCATCTCTATAAGGATGTCGATCGAACCAATCCCCGCATCCAGATTGCCCTCTCCCTGGCCGCCCGATAGCGACCCCAAGATACCCCGGCAACCCTCTTCAGATTCCCCCAGACTCAACCGATAAGAGTGTGAACTCTTTTAACTATTTGCCGTATCCATCGCCATGACCACAAAGACTATTTCCATCAATCAACTCCGCGTCGGGATGTACGTTGCGAAGATCGACCTGTCCTGGTTTCGATCGCCGTTTCTCCGGCGCTCGTTGCCCATCGAACACACGATTCAAATTGAGAAGCTGCGCCGCGCCGGAGCACAGCGCATCGTGATTGATCTGTCCCGCGGGGATGACGTTGAAACGGTGAGTACGCTCGACCCGCTGATCTCCTCGCAAGAGATGACGCTGACGCCGCAGGCACCTCCATCGAAATCGGTTCCCAAGCCGTTAACCCAGCTGAACGAAGAGTATGCCCAAGCTCTGGTTGCCAGAAAGCAATTGGAGCAAGCCGTTCACTCGGTCTTCTCGTCTATTGCAGAACAGGGATCCGTTGACCCTCAGTTGGCAGCCGAAGCCGTGCAGGAAGTCGCAATCGTCACACGAACCCTCCCGAATTCAGCCATCTTCATGGCGCTCAGCCAGCAACGGGCAGGAGATTCGTCCCTGAGCCAACATGCGCTTTCAACCTGCACCTTGTCGCTCGTCGTCGGACAATCGTTCGGCTATAACCCGCTCGAACTCCAGGAACTGGCCATGGCCGCGTTGCTTCACGACATCGGCCTGCTCCAGATTCCCGCGCCGATCATTCAGCGAAGCGCCAACACCTCCCATCCGCCCTCACGGCAAGACCGGCTACTGCTCCAGTCGCATCCCCGATTGGGTATTCTCGCGCTTGAACGGCAAGGGGGATTCGAAACCAGAGTCTTGCAAATGATCGGAGAGCACCATATCCGCCTCGATGACTCGGGCTATCCCCAAGGCACCAAGGGCGAGTTTACGTCGGAACGCTCGCGCATTCTGATGATTGCCGATTACTACGATGAGTTGATCACCGGATTCGGCGGAGCGTCGCCGCTGGCACCCCATCAAGCGCTGCAACGGATTTTCCGAGAATCCCAGGACGGGGCGTTCGATCAGGTCATCCTGTCGCGCTTTATCAAGCTGATCGGCATCTACCCGGTTCACAGCCGCGTGCAGTTGAACACGAGCGAAAAGGCTGTTGTGACGGAGTTGAATCCGTCAGCGCTGCATCGACCTGTCGTCACAATCACTCATACTCCCAACGGGAATGAGACACCAACCCCTTTCGTTGTCGACCTGTCAGACCAAGTCAATGTCACGCCCGAACGGGCTATCGATAAGGTGCTGGAGTCCTCGGACCCATCCCGCCCTCTTACAGCCTCACAGGCCGCCTAACTCTCGACCGGGCGCGCCGTCGGCACGCCTGCACAGCATTGACGGGAGCGAACTGAAGAAAGAATTACTCGTAGCGCAGCGCGTCAATCGGATTGAGACGCGCCGCTTTATTGGCAGGATACAGACCGAAGAACAGACCGACCGCGAGGGAAAAGAAAAACGCTGCGATCACAGTATCGCCGGAAATAATCGTGGGCCATCCCGCAATGACGGTCGTCAGCCGGGCGCCCACCACCCCGACGACAATTCCAAGCGTCCCGCCGACGACACTCAAGGTCATGGCCTCGATCAAGAACTGCATGAGGATATGCCGCCGCTTGGCCCCCACCGCCATCCGAACGCCGATCTCCCGCGTCCGCTCCGTCACGGAGACCAGTAGAATATTCATAATGCCGATGCCGCCGACCAGCAGCGAAACTGCCGCAATGGAGAGCAGCATCACCGTCAACGTCTGACTCGTACCTTCTTGAACTTTTCCAATATCGACCTGCGTGCGGATCGTAAAGTCGTCGCCCTGTTCGGCCTGGAGCCGATGCCGGGCCCGCAAGAACTCACGAATCTGGTCGACGGCGGCAAACAAATCCTCCTGCCGCTCCGTCGTGGCAAACAAGGCCCCGACCGATCCGATGAACTGCGTCCCAAAGACTTTCCGCTCCGCGGTACTGAAGGGGATAAACACGATGTCGTCCTGATCCGATCCTTGGGCCGATTGGCCTTTCGGCGCAAGCACCCCGATCACACGGAACGGCACATTCTTGATCCGAATGACGGACCCGACCGGCTCCTCACCCGCCTCAAACAGATTTTCCACCACGGTTTGCCCGACCAGCGCCACACGGACCGCGGCATCCAGATCGGCCTGCGTAAATGGGCCACCACTCGTAAACGACCAGTCGCGGATCGTCAGATAGCTGGGGGAGACTCCATTTACGGATCCATTCCAATTCTTGTTCCCATTGACGATCTGCATGACATCACGCTTCGCCCACCCTGTATCTTGCAGCAACGGGATGCGCTTCTTCATCTCCAGCGCATCGGACACATTCAGCGTGACTGCGCCGCCCTGTCCGCCCCGCACGCCGCTGACAGTCGTCGACCCCGGCAGCACGATGATGACATTGGTTCCCATACTGGCGACTTGCGCTTGCACCGCCGCCTTGGCTCCCTCTCCGATACTGACCATGGCAATCACGGCACCAACCCCGATGACGATCCCCAACATTGTCAGCCCGGCCCTGAGCCGGTTGCGGCTGAGGATACGGATCGCCGTCATGAGCGTGAGGAGAAGAAATGCCGGCATCAGCGCCCCACCAGAGGGGACGGATGCCCGGGCTTGGTATGCCGATCGGTGAGAACCTGGCCGTCTTTGATCACAATTTCACGGGCGGCATAGGCCGCGATGTCCGGTTCATGAGTCACTAAGATAACCGTGATGCCTTCTTCCTTGTTCAACCGATCGAGGATCGTCATGATTTCCCGGCTCGATTCTGTATCCAGATTTCCGGTCGGTTCGTCGGCCAACAAGAGGGATGGCGTCGTGACCAATGCGCGGGCAATGGCCACCCGTTGTTGCTGCCCGCCGGACAATTGCGTCGGATAGTGCTGTTCGCGGCCCTTCAATCCCACCCGTTCCAACGCCGCCGCCGCCAGCGCTCGCTGTTCGCGAAGAGAGAGGCCGCGATAGAAGAGCGGAAGCTGCGCATTTTCCAATGCGCTGGTACGGGGGATCAGATTGAAGCTTTGAAAAACGAATCCGATCTGCCGATTCCGGATCTCAGCCAGCTCATCGGCGCGAAGCGCCGCAACATCGACGCCGTTCAGCCAATAATGGCCCTTGGTGGGCTGATCCAGACAACCCAACATGTTCATCAGCGTCGACTTCCCTGACCCCGATGAACCCATGATCGCAACAAACTCGCCTTGCTCGATCGTGAGATTCAGCCCGCGAAGAGCTTGCACCTCCACATCGCCTAGGCGATACACTTTCCACAAGTCTTCGCACTGAATCAACGAAACCGGCCGGCCATGTCCACTATCCATGAGCGCCCTGCCTTGTCAGCGGCATTCGATCACACCGTGCACGAAGTGAGTCATGACCACTACATACCCCGGTCACGCGTGCGGCGCTGTCCGCCGCCGCCACCGAAGCCGGGCGGCAGCTCGCTCCCTTGGCGATTCGCTCGAGGCACATCCAGCCCCACGATGACCGTATCCTGCTCCCCGAGGGATCCGCCGACAATCTCCGTCGCCACGCCATCGGAAATCCCCGTCTGAACCGACACGGAGACCAGCTCGCCGGACTCATCTTGTTTCCAGACTTTACGTGCGGCGGCTCCGGTCTCCATAGCGCCGGATGACGCTCGGCTCGCAGCCGGTCGCCCCTCAGCCTTGGCCGGCTTTCCTTCAGCCGATCCGCCTTCTGCCCGCTCGCTCTTGGGAGGCGTAAAGCGTAACGCAGCGTTCGGCACCTTGAGCACCTGCTCTCGTTGCGCCACGACAATGGAAACATTCGCCGTCATCCCCGGCTTCAGACGCAGGTCTTGATTGTCGACGGCCACCACAACATTGTACGTCACCACATTCTGCACATTGATCGGAGCCAACCGCACCTGGCGGATCGATCCGGAAAACCGCACGCCGGGATAGGCATCCACGGAAAACGTCGCATCCTTTCCCTCGGCGATCCCGCCGATATCCGACTCGCTCACATTGGTGTCCACCTGCATCTTCGTCAAATCGAGCGCGATCAGAAACAGGTTCGGCGTGGCAAAGCTGGCGGCAACGGTCTGGCCGACTTCGATGTTTCTG
Above is a window of Nitrospira sp. DNA encoding:
- a CDS encoding ABC transporter ATP-binding protein, with protein sequence MDSGHGRPVSLIQCEDLWKVYRLGDVEVQALRGLNLTIEQGEFVAIMGSSGSGKSTLMNMLGCLDQPTKGHYWLNGVDVAALRADELAEIRNRQIGFVFQSFNLIPRTSALENAQLPLFYRGLSLREQRALAAAALERVGLKGREQHYPTQLSGGQQQRVAIARALVTTPSLLLADEPTGNLDTESSREIMTILDRLNKEEGITVILVTHEPDIAAYAAREIVIKDGQVLTDRHTKPGHPSPLVGR
- a CDS encoding efflux RND transporter periplasmic adaptor subunit; translated protein: MRRLGIVLGILAVGLAIGGYVFFTGERKVPVRYRTAAVERGSIVSIVSATGTINPVVSVQVGSQVSGMIKGLHADFNSRVKAGDIVAVIDPEPFKARRDQAASNLEMAKANVARAKTDGAQRKRELDRVRSLIDQNFVSQNDVDVAVTNAQGAEAQVHVAEAQVRQAEAALNSAELELKYTTIRSPVDGIVVARNIEVGQTVAASFATPNLFLIALDLTKMQVDTNVSESDIGGIAEGKDATFSVDAYPGVRFSGSIRQVRLAPINVQNVVTYNVVVAVDNQDLRLKPGMTANVSIVVAQREQVLKVPNAALRFTPPKSERAEGGSAEGKPAKAEGRPAASRASSGAMETGAAARKVWKQDESGELVSVSVQTGISDGVATEIVGGSLGEQDTVIVGLDVPRANRQGSELPPGFGGGGGQRRTRDRGM